The following are encoded together in the Rhinopithecus roxellana isolate Shanxi Qingling chromosome 5, ASM756505v1, whole genome shotgun sequence genome:
- the FAM219B gene encoding protein FAM219B isoform X3, whose amino-acid sequence MATAEPSGRAVRLSTPGPRPSGARDRAPGAAGPPSGQISNRALRLGERTPAAVEKRGPYMVTRAPSIQAKLQKHRDLAKAVLRRKGMLGASPNRPDSSGKRSVKFNKGYTALSQSPDENLVSLDSDSDGELESRYSSGYSSAEVNQDVNRQLLQDGYHLDEIPDDEDLDLIPPKPMASSTCSCCWCCLGDSSSCTLQ is encoded by the exons ATGGCGACCGCGGAGCCCAGCGGGCGCGCGGTGCGGTTGTCTACTCCGGGACCCCGGCCTAGCGGGGCTCGGGACCGCGCGCCGGGAGCTGCGGGGCCACCCTCCGGGCAGATTAGTAATAGAGCCCTCCGTCTGGGGGAGCGCACCCCCGCGGCCGTGGAGAAGCGGGGGCCATACATGGTAACGCGCGCACCCTCCATTCAAGCCAAGCTGC AGAAGCACCGGGACCTGGCCAAGGCCGTTCTCCGGAGAAAAGGCATGCTGGGGGCCTCGCCGAACCGCCCAGACTCTTCAGGGAAAAG GTCAGTGAAGTTTAACAAGGGCTATACTGCTCTTAGCCAGAGTCCAGATGAAAACCTGGTGTCCCTCGACTCTGACAG TGATGGGGAGCTGGAATCCAGATACTCCTCCGGGTATTCCTCTGCAGAG GTGAACCAGGATGTGAACCGGCAGCTGCTTCAGGATGGGTATCACCTGGATGAGATTCCAGATGACGAGGACTTGGACCTCATCCCCCCTAAGCCTATGGCCTCTTCAACGTGCTCCTGCTGCTGGTGCTGTCTTGGGGACTCTTCCTCCTGTACCCTCCAGTAG
- the MPI gene encoding mannose-6-phosphate isomerase isoform X2 encodes MVFPLSCAVQQYAWGKMGSNSEVARLLASSDPLAQIAEDKPYAELWMGTHPRGDAKIFDNRISQKTLGQWIAENQDSLGSKVKDTFNGNLPFLFKVLSVATPLSIQAHPNKELAEKLHLQAPQHYPDANHKPEMAIALTPFQGLCGFRPVEEIVTFLKKVPEFQFLIGDEAATHLKQTMSHDSQAVASALQSCFSHLMKSEKKVVAEQLNLLVKRISQQVAAGNNMEDIFGELLLQLHQQYPGDIGCFAIYFLNLLNLKPGEAMFLEANVPHAYLKGDCVECMACSDNTVRAGLTPKFIDVPTLCEMLSYTPSSSKDRLFLPTRSQEDPYLSIYDPPVPDFTIMKMEVPGSVTEYKVLALDSASILLVVQGTVIASTPTTQTPIPLQRGGVLFIGANESVSLKLTEPKDLLIFRACCLL; translated from the exons ATGG TATTCCCACTTTCCTGTGCGGTGCAGCAGTATGCCTGGGGGAAGATGGGTTCCAACAGCGAAGTGGCGCGGCTGTTGGCCAGCAGTGACCCACTGGCCCAGATCGCCGAGGACAAGCCCTATGCAGAG TTGTGGATGGGGACTCACCCCAGAGGGGATGCCAAGATCTTTGACAACCGCATCTCACAGAAGACCCTAGGCCAGTGGATTGCTGAGAACCAGGACAGCTTGGGCTCAAAGGTCAAGGACACCTTTAATGGCAATCTGCCCTTCCTCTTCAAAGTGCTCTCAGTTGCAACACCCCTGTCCATCCAGGCACACCCTAACAAG GAGCTGGCAGAGAAGCTGCACCTCCAGGCTCCACAGCACTACCCCGATGCCAACCACAAGCCAGAGATGGCCATTGCCCTCACTCCCTTCCAGGGCTTATGTGGCTTCCGGCCAGTTGAGGAGATTGTAACCTTTCTGAAGA AGGTGCCTGAGTTTCAGTTCCTGATTGGAGATGAGGCAGCAACACACCTGAAACAGACCATGAGCCATGACTCCCAGGCTGTGGCCTCTGCTCTGCAGAGCTGTTTCTCCCACCTGATGAAGAGTGAGAAGAAGGTGGTGGCAGAACAGCTCAACCTGTTGGTGAAGCGGATCTCCCAGCAAG TGGCTGCCGGAAACAACATGGAAGACATCTTTGGGGAGCTTTTGCTGCAGCTGCACCAGCAATACCCAGGTGATATCGGCTGCTTTGCCATCTACTTCCTGAATCTGCTTAACCTGAAGCCTGGGGAGGCCATGTTTCTGGAGGCCAATGTGCCCCATGCCTACCTGAAAGGAG ACTGCGTGGAGTGCATGGCGTGTTCAGACAACACAGTTCGTGCTGGCCTGACACCCAAGTTCATTGATGTGCCAACCCTGTGTGAAATGCTCAGCTATACCCCTAGCTCCAGCAAGGACAGGCTCTTTCTCCCGACACGGAGTCAGGAAGACCCCTACCTCTCAATCTATGACCCCCCTGTACCAGACTTCACCATTATGAAGATGGAG GTCCCTGGCTCTGTCACTGAATACAAGGTCTTGGCACTGGACTCTGCCAGCATCCTCCTGGTGGTACAGGGGACAGTGATAGCCAGCACACCCACAACCCAGACACCAATCCCTCTGCAGCGTGGTGGCGTGCTCTTCATTGGGGCCAATGAGAGTGTCTCACTGAAGCTTACTGAGCCAAAGGACCTGCTGATATTCCGTGCCTGCTGTCTGCTGTAG
- the MPI gene encoding mannose-6-phosphate isomerase isoform X4, producing the protein MSMMLWMGTHPRGDAKIFDNRISQKTLGQWIAENQDSLGSKVKDTFNGNLPFLFKVLSVATPLSIQAHPNKELAEKLHLQAPQHYPDANHKPEMAIALTPFQGLCGFRPVEEIVTFLKKVPEFQFLIGDEAATHLKQTMSHDSQAVASALQSCFSHLMKSEKKVVAEQLNLLVKRISQQVAAGNNMEDIFGELLLQLHQQYPGDIGCFAIYFLNLLNLKPGEAMFLEANVPHAYLKGDCVECMACSDNTVRAGLTPKFIDVPTLCEMLSYTPSSSKDRLFLPTRSQEDPYLSIYDPPVPDFTIMKMEVPGSVTEYKVLALDSASILLVVQGTVIASTPTTQTPIPLQRGGVLFIGANESVSLKLTEPKDLLIFRACCLL; encoded by the exons ATGTCCATGATG TTGTGGATGGGGACTCACCCCAGAGGGGATGCCAAGATCTTTGACAACCGCATCTCACAGAAGACCCTAGGCCAGTGGATTGCTGAGAACCAGGACAGCTTGGGCTCAAAGGTCAAGGACACCTTTAATGGCAATCTGCCCTTCCTCTTCAAAGTGCTCTCAGTTGCAACACCCCTGTCCATCCAGGCACACCCTAACAAG GAGCTGGCAGAGAAGCTGCACCTCCAGGCTCCACAGCACTACCCCGATGCCAACCACAAGCCAGAGATGGCCATTGCCCTCACTCCCTTCCAGGGCTTATGTGGCTTCCGGCCAGTTGAGGAGATTGTAACCTTTCTGAAGA AGGTGCCTGAGTTTCAGTTCCTGATTGGAGATGAGGCAGCAACACACCTGAAACAGACCATGAGCCATGACTCCCAGGCTGTGGCCTCTGCTCTGCAGAGCTGTTTCTCCCACCTGATGAAGAGTGAGAAGAAGGTGGTGGCAGAACAGCTCAACCTGTTGGTGAAGCGGATCTCCCAGCAAG TGGCTGCCGGAAACAACATGGAAGACATCTTTGGGGAGCTTTTGCTGCAGCTGCACCAGCAATACCCAGGTGATATCGGCTGCTTTGCCATCTACTTCCTGAATCTGCTTAACCTGAAGCCTGGGGAGGCCATGTTTCTGGAGGCCAATGTGCCCCATGCCTACCTGAAAGGAG ACTGCGTGGAGTGCATGGCGTGTTCAGACAACACAGTTCGTGCTGGCCTGACACCCAAGTTCATTGATGTGCCAACCCTGTGTGAAATGCTCAGCTATACCCCTAGCTCCAGCAAGGACAGGCTCTTTCTCCCGACACGGAGTCAGGAAGACCCCTACCTCTCAATCTATGACCCCCCTGTACCAGACTTCACCATTATGAAGATGGAG GTCCCTGGCTCTGTCACTGAATACAAGGTCTTGGCACTGGACTCTGCCAGCATCCTCCTGGTGGTACAGGGGACAGTGATAGCCAGCACACCCACAACCCAGACACCAATCCCTCTGCAGCGTGGTGGCGTGCTCTTCATTGGGGCCAATGAGAGTGTCTCACTGAAGCTTACTGAGCCAAAGGACCTGCTGATATTCCGTGCCTGCTGTCTGCTGTAG
- the FAM219B gene encoding protein FAM219B isoform X2 — MATAEPSGRAVRLSTPGPRPSGARDRAPGAAGPPSGQISNRALRLGERTPAAVEKRGPYMVTRAPSIQAKLQKHRDLAKAVLRRKGMLGASPNRPDSSGKRSVKFNKGYTALSQSPDENLVSLDSDSDGELESRYSSGYSSAEQVNQDVNRQLLQDGYHLDEIPDDEDLDLIPPKPMASSTCSCCWCCLGDSSSCTLQ, encoded by the exons ATGGCGACCGCGGAGCCCAGCGGGCGCGCGGTGCGGTTGTCTACTCCGGGACCCCGGCCTAGCGGGGCTCGGGACCGCGCGCCGGGAGCTGCGGGGCCACCCTCCGGGCAGATTAGTAATAGAGCCCTCCGTCTGGGGGAGCGCACCCCCGCGGCCGTGGAGAAGCGGGGGCCATACATGGTAACGCGCGCACCCTCCATTCAAGCCAAGCTGC AGAAGCACCGGGACCTGGCCAAGGCCGTTCTCCGGAGAAAAGGCATGCTGGGGGCCTCGCCGAACCGCCCAGACTCTTCAGGGAAAAG GTCAGTGAAGTTTAACAAGGGCTATACTGCTCTTAGCCAGAGTCCAGATGAAAACCTGGTGTCCCTCGACTCTGACAG TGATGGGGAGCTGGAATCCAGATACTCCTCCGGGTATTCCTCTGCAGAG CAGGTGAACCAGGATGTGAACCGGCAGCTGCTTCAGGATGGGTATCACCTGGATGAGATTCCAGATGACGAGGACTTGGACCTCATCCCCCCTAAGCCTATGGCCTCTTCAACGTGCTCCTGCTGCTGGTGCTGTCTTGGGGACTCTTCCTCCTGTACCCTCCAGTAG
- the FAM219B gene encoding protein FAM219B isoform X1 has protein sequence MATAEPSGRAVRLSTPGPRPSGARDRAPGAAGPPSGQISNRALRLGERTPAAVEKRGPYMVTRAPSIQAKLQKHRDLAKAVLRRKGMLGASPNRPDSSGKRSVKFNKGYTALSQSPDENLVSLDSDSDGELESRYSSGYSSAEASPEHFSAQGQAAGSITTTAKCLFGARCQHSTVPDFWSVLQYSTLPSSPSGAGEPGCEPAAASGWVSPG, from the exons ATGGCGACCGCGGAGCCCAGCGGGCGCGCGGTGCGGTTGTCTACTCCGGGACCCCGGCCTAGCGGGGCTCGGGACCGCGCGCCGGGAGCTGCGGGGCCACCCTCCGGGCAGATTAGTAATAGAGCCCTCCGTCTGGGGGAGCGCACCCCCGCGGCCGTGGAGAAGCGGGGGCCATACATGGTAACGCGCGCACCCTCCATTCAAGCCAAGCTGC AGAAGCACCGGGACCTGGCCAAGGCCGTTCTCCGGAGAAAAGGCATGCTGGGGGCCTCGCCGAACCGCCCAGACTCTTCAGGGAAAAG GTCAGTGAAGTTTAACAAGGGCTATACTGCTCTTAGCCAGAGTCCAGATGAAAACCTGGTGTCCCTCGACTCTGACAG TGATGGGGAGCTGGAATCCAGATACTCCTCCGGGTATTCCTCTGCAGAGGCAAGTCCAGAGCACTTTTCTGCGCAGGGCCAGGCTGCAGGCAGCATTACCACCACTGCCAAATGCTTGTTTGGTGCCCGCTGTCAGCACAGCACTGTGCCAGACTTCTGGTCTGTTCTACAGTATTCCACTCTGCCCTCTTCTCCCAGTGGAG CAGGTGAACCAGGATGTGAACCGGCAGCTGCTTCAGGATGGGTATCACCTGGATGA
- the MPI gene encoding mannose-6-phosphate isomerase isoform X1 has translation MAAPRVFPLSCAVQQYAWGKMGSNSEVARLLASSDPLAQIAEDKPYAELWMGTHPRGDAKIFDNRISQKTLGQWIAENQDSLGSKVKDTFNGNLPFLFKVLSVATPLSIQAHPNKELAEKLHLQAPQHYPDANHKPEMAIALTPFQGLCGFRPVEEIVTFLKKVPEFQFLIGDEAATHLKQTMSHDSQAVASALQSCFSHLMKSEKKVVAEQLNLLVKRISQQVAAGNNMEDIFGELLLQLHQQYPGDIGCFAIYFLNLLNLKPGEAMFLEANVPHAYLKGDCVECMACSDNTVRAGLTPKFIDVPTLCEMLSYTPSSSKDRLFLPTRSQEDPYLSIYDPPVPDFTIMKMEVPGSVTEYKVLALDSASILLVVQGTVIASTPTTQTPIPLQRGGVLFIGANESVSLKLTEPKDLLIFRACCLL, from the exons ATGGCGGCTCCGCGAG TATTCCCACTTTCCTGTGCGGTGCAGCAGTATGCCTGGGGGAAGATGGGTTCCAACAGCGAAGTGGCGCGGCTGTTGGCCAGCAGTGACCCACTGGCCCAGATCGCCGAGGACAAGCCCTATGCAGAG TTGTGGATGGGGACTCACCCCAGAGGGGATGCCAAGATCTTTGACAACCGCATCTCACAGAAGACCCTAGGCCAGTGGATTGCTGAGAACCAGGACAGCTTGGGCTCAAAGGTCAAGGACACCTTTAATGGCAATCTGCCCTTCCTCTTCAAAGTGCTCTCAGTTGCAACACCCCTGTCCATCCAGGCACACCCTAACAAG GAGCTGGCAGAGAAGCTGCACCTCCAGGCTCCACAGCACTACCCCGATGCCAACCACAAGCCAGAGATGGCCATTGCCCTCACTCCCTTCCAGGGCTTATGTGGCTTCCGGCCAGTTGAGGAGATTGTAACCTTTCTGAAGA AGGTGCCTGAGTTTCAGTTCCTGATTGGAGATGAGGCAGCAACACACCTGAAACAGACCATGAGCCATGACTCCCAGGCTGTGGCCTCTGCTCTGCAGAGCTGTTTCTCCCACCTGATGAAGAGTGAGAAGAAGGTGGTGGCAGAACAGCTCAACCTGTTGGTGAAGCGGATCTCCCAGCAAG TGGCTGCCGGAAACAACATGGAAGACATCTTTGGGGAGCTTTTGCTGCAGCTGCACCAGCAATACCCAGGTGATATCGGCTGCTTTGCCATCTACTTCCTGAATCTGCTTAACCTGAAGCCTGGGGAGGCCATGTTTCTGGAGGCCAATGTGCCCCATGCCTACCTGAAAGGAG ACTGCGTGGAGTGCATGGCGTGTTCAGACAACACAGTTCGTGCTGGCCTGACACCCAAGTTCATTGATGTGCCAACCCTGTGTGAAATGCTCAGCTATACCCCTAGCTCCAGCAAGGACAGGCTCTTTCTCCCGACACGGAGTCAGGAAGACCCCTACCTCTCAATCTATGACCCCCCTGTACCAGACTTCACCATTATGAAGATGGAG GTCCCTGGCTCTGTCACTGAATACAAGGTCTTGGCACTGGACTCTGCCAGCATCCTCCTGGTGGTACAGGGGACAGTGATAGCCAGCACACCCACAACCCAGACACCAATCCCTCTGCAGCGTGGTGGCGTGCTCTTCATTGGGGCCAATGAGAGTGTCTCACTGAAGCTTACTGAGCCAAAGGACCTGCTGATATTCCGTGCCTGCTGTCTGCTGTAG
- the MPI gene encoding mannose-6-phosphate isomerase isoform X3 codes for MPGGRWVPTAKWRGCWPAVTHWPRSPRTSPMQSFLSFQLWMGTHPRGDAKIFDNRISQKTLGQWIAENQDSLGSKVKDTFNGNLPFLFKVLSVATPLSIQAHPNKELAEKLHLQAPQHYPDANHKPEMAIALTPFQGLCGFRPVEEIVTFLKKVPEFQFLIGDEAATHLKQTMSHDSQAVASALQSCFSHLMKSEKKVVAEQLNLLVKRISQQVAAGNNMEDIFGELLLQLHQQYPGDIGCFAIYFLNLLNLKPGEAMFLEANVPHAYLKGDCVECMACSDNTVRAGLTPKFIDVPTLCEMLSYTPSSSKDRLFLPTRSQEDPYLSIYDPPVPDFTIMKMEVPGSVTEYKVLALDSASILLVVQGTVIASTPTTQTPIPLQRGGVLFIGANESVSLKLTEPKDLLIFRACCLL; via the exons ATGCCTGGGGGAAGATGGGTTCCAACAGCGAAGTGGCGCGGCTGTTGGCCAGCAGTGACCCACTGGCCCAGATCGCCGAGGACAAGCCCTATGCAGAG TTTCCTGTCTTTCCAGTTGTGGATGGGGACTCACCCCAGAGGGGATGCCAAGATCTTTGACAACCGCATCTCACAGAAGACCCTAGGCCAGTGGATTGCTGAGAACCAGGACAGCTTGGGCTCAAAGGTCAAGGACACCTTTAATGGCAATCTGCCCTTCCTCTTCAAAGTGCTCTCAGTTGCAACACCCCTGTCCATCCAGGCACACCCTAACAAG GAGCTGGCAGAGAAGCTGCACCTCCAGGCTCCACAGCACTACCCCGATGCCAACCACAAGCCAGAGATGGCCATTGCCCTCACTCCCTTCCAGGGCTTATGTGGCTTCCGGCCAGTTGAGGAGATTGTAACCTTTCTGAAGA AGGTGCCTGAGTTTCAGTTCCTGATTGGAGATGAGGCAGCAACACACCTGAAACAGACCATGAGCCATGACTCCCAGGCTGTGGCCTCTGCTCTGCAGAGCTGTTTCTCCCACCTGATGAAGAGTGAGAAGAAGGTGGTGGCAGAACAGCTCAACCTGTTGGTGAAGCGGATCTCCCAGCAAG TGGCTGCCGGAAACAACATGGAAGACATCTTTGGGGAGCTTTTGCTGCAGCTGCACCAGCAATACCCAGGTGATATCGGCTGCTTTGCCATCTACTTCCTGAATCTGCTTAACCTGAAGCCTGGGGAGGCCATGTTTCTGGAGGCCAATGTGCCCCATGCCTACCTGAAAGGAG ACTGCGTGGAGTGCATGGCGTGTTCAGACAACACAGTTCGTGCTGGCCTGACACCCAAGTTCATTGATGTGCCAACCCTGTGTGAAATGCTCAGCTATACCCCTAGCTCCAGCAAGGACAGGCTCTTTCTCCCGACACGGAGTCAGGAAGACCCCTACCTCTCAATCTATGACCCCCCTGTACCAGACTTCACCATTATGAAGATGGAG GTCCCTGGCTCTGTCACTGAATACAAGGTCTTGGCACTGGACTCTGCCAGCATCCTCCTGGTGGTACAGGGGACAGTGATAGCCAGCACACCCACAACCCAGACACCAATCCCTCTGCAGCGTGGTGGCGTGCTCTTCATTGGGGCCAATGAGAGTGTCTCACTGAAGCTTACTGAGCCAAAGGACCTGCTGATATTCCGTGCCTGCTGTCTGCTGTAG
- the MPI gene encoding mannose-6-phosphate isomerase isoform X5 has product MGTHPRGDAKIFDNRISQKTLGQWIAENQDSLGSKVKDTFNGNLPFLFKVLSVATPLSIQAHPNKELAEKLHLQAPQHYPDANHKPEMAIALTPFQGLCGFRPVEEIVTFLKKVPEFQFLIGDEAATHLKQTMSHDSQAVASALQSCFSHLMKSEKKVVAEQLNLLVKRISQQVAAGNNMEDIFGELLLQLHQQYPGDIGCFAIYFLNLLNLKPGEAMFLEANVPHAYLKGDCVECMACSDNTVRAGLTPKFIDVPTLCEMLSYTPSSSKDRLFLPTRSQEDPYLSIYDPPVPDFTIMKMEVPGSVTEYKVLALDSASILLVVQGTVIASTPTTQTPIPLQRGGVLFIGANESVSLKLTEPKDLLIFRACCLL; this is encoded by the exons ATGGGGACTCACCCCAGAGGGGATGCCAAGATCTTTGACAACCGCATCTCACAGAAGACCCTAGGCCAGTGGATTGCTGAGAACCAGGACAGCTTGGGCTCAAAGGTCAAGGACACCTTTAATGGCAATCTGCCCTTCCTCTTCAAAGTGCTCTCAGTTGCAACACCCCTGTCCATCCAGGCACACCCTAACAAG GAGCTGGCAGAGAAGCTGCACCTCCAGGCTCCACAGCACTACCCCGATGCCAACCACAAGCCAGAGATGGCCATTGCCCTCACTCCCTTCCAGGGCTTATGTGGCTTCCGGCCAGTTGAGGAGATTGTAACCTTTCTGAAGA AGGTGCCTGAGTTTCAGTTCCTGATTGGAGATGAGGCAGCAACACACCTGAAACAGACCATGAGCCATGACTCCCAGGCTGTGGCCTCTGCTCTGCAGAGCTGTTTCTCCCACCTGATGAAGAGTGAGAAGAAGGTGGTGGCAGAACAGCTCAACCTGTTGGTGAAGCGGATCTCCCAGCAAG TGGCTGCCGGAAACAACATGGAAGACATCTTTGGGGAGCTTTTGCTGCAGCTGCACCAGCAATACCCAGGTGATATCGGCTGCTTTGCCATCTACTTCCTGAATCTGCTTAACCTGAAGCCTGGGGAGGCCATGTTTCTGGAGGCCAATGTGCCCCATGCCTACCTGAAAGGAG ACTGCGTGGAGTGCATGGCGTGTTCAGACAACACAGTTCGTGCTGGCCTGACACCCAAGTTCATTGATGTGCCAACCCTGTGTGAAATGCTCAGCTATACCCCTAGCTCCAGCAAGGACAGGCTCTTTCTCCCGACACGGAGTCAGGAAGACCCCTACCTCTCAATCTATGACCCCCCTGTACCAGACTTCACCATTATGAAGATGGAG GTCCCTGGCTCTGTCACTGAATACAAGGTCTTGGCACTGGACTCTGCCAGCATCCTCCTGGTGGTACAGGGGACAGTGATAGCCAGCACACCCACAACCCAGACACCAATCCCTCTGCAGCGTGGTGGCGTGCTCTTCATTGGGGCCAATGAGAGTGTCTCACTGAAGCTTACTGAGCCAAAGGACCTGCTGATATTCCGTGCCTGCTGTCTGCTGTAG